One Dictyostelium discoideum AX4 chromosome 3 chromosome, whole genome shotgun sequence genomic region harbors:
- a CDS encoding hypothetical protein (Similar to Homo sapiens (Human). Piwi-like 1 (Drosophila)) — protein MEYSLMGPNSKVTDIIEGTTIFLEYYQKKYPIYKIADLTQPLLKSEVKMRNNADNNSFMAQSIPSENDTNRFP, from the exons ATGGAATATTCATTAATGG GTCCAAATTCAAAAGTAACCGATATTATTGAGGGTACAACTATATTTTTGGAATACTACCAAAAGAAATATCCAATATACAAAATCGCCGATTTAACTCAACCATTACTTAAATCTGAAGTTAAAATGAGAA ATAATGCTGATAACAATAGTTTTATGGCCCAGTCAATTCCATCTGAAAATGATACAAACAGGTTCCCTTAA
- the tgrC1 gene encoding IPT/TIG domain-containing protein gives MEKKIILLILFLFFISGYSMNPPTPIDAIYDDKSFTLIFNSNLPYSTRLILYKNEKEPRTEMAPNYFNCSLVDGERHCLFHSDEPFSRLWGSIDSKVCVRDKSNTVEDCTFDASGLVYYPKVYNLKYSKKPKTSGEDIVITGSYLRLFGGPNFLINSIDVNKPFVVKGNFSDPSFDCNNITVTFPPGSGKFRLYYDETGDNPVPFSYESPIISSSVSDSSKQIITINGDNFFTDKDLVKVSFDGIDQPNFIISVNHKQIQVNNYNRVDPGPMSVNITVDEVSIEKNYIHCFPAIITSISSVSNHLDGIVTIKGEKLSSTLNSSLTPSITIGDKVCKFIKSTTTELECKLDANELGGKNLPVNVNFGGCDSTSPNGVSFTYNIPTLSSGSYSNGIVTLIGTNLGTNNESSIQLYGDGIKNTNISQFNVSSSDEKSVTFELPHLRCRSFNINFTRSGITAKTLSISASLSVNVINRPTVSNGILNIEIYYMDCTISSSAPSITVGDSSSASPCSIPSSNSSYYETTCPTPYGTGINKQFIFKLNSETVSDQFSYAPPEVENRTISDDGTNIELHGNNFGNSTSLIKVYLNGSDISSEIQELEDHQLTIKILDSYENGPINITVDGNYMDSLFYLTLPPVIYRITNKDNKTLACGGLITVSGKNLLTSDKEFKVNVKSNNKNTTVFAQDEKILIVRDESRESSLFVTTFIGVRSGPSTTLTYIKPMISEIPTIENKIEKGILAIIRGYSFTDILNASLTVSSETVPLSCNLECSLSPNEILDDSDSSETNITNSNTDCLSCHSGSSVKNTSGVLYLLFNSTSFQYNVTIEEIKLSPSPNVSQRDVETKSSKPSNGLIIGSTIGSVGGALAIGALAYYFKIPFRVKKFIGKKF, from the exons atggaaaagaaaataatattactgattttatttttgttctTTATATCAGGATATTCAATGAATCCTCCAACACCAATAG atgCAATATATGATGATAAATCATTtacattaatttttaatagtaaTCTCCCATATTCTACCCGTTTAATTTTGTATAAAAACGAAAAAGAACCCAGAACTGAAATGGCaccaaattatttcaattgttCTCTAGTTGATGGAGAGAGACATTGTTTATTCCATTCAGATGAACCATTCTCAAGATTATGGGGTAGTATAGACAGTAAGGTATGTGTTAGAGATAAATCAAATACTGTTGAGGATTGTACATTTGATGCTTCGGGTTTAGTATATTATCCAAAAGTATACAATTTGAAATATagtaaaaaaccaaaaacatCTGGTGAAGATATAGTCATTACTGGCTCATATTTAAGATTATTTGGTGGTCCTAATTTCCTTATTAATTCCATTGATGTAAATAAACCTTTTGTTGTTAAAGGTAATTTCTCTGATCCATCTTTTGActgtaataatattactgtAACATTTCCACCAGGATCCGGAAAATTTAGGTTGTACTATGATGAAACTGGGGATAATCCTGTACCATTTTCATACGAATCGCCTATAATATCAAGCTCTGTCTCAGACTcatcaaaacaaataataacaattaatGGTGATAACTTCTTTACAGATAAAGACTTGGTTAAGGTTTCTTTTGATGGTATTGACCAAcccaattttatcatttcaGTAAATCATAAACAAATTCAAGTGAATAACTATAATAGAGTTGATCCCGGTCCAATGTCTGTTAATATTACCGTAGATGAGGTCTCAATAGAAAAGAATTATATTCATTGTTTCCCAGCAATAATaacatcaatatcatcagTATCAAATCATTTAGATGGTATTGTTACAATTAAAGGTGAAAAATTATCTTCAactttaaattcatcattgacaccatcaattacaattggtgataaagtatgtaaatttattaaatcaacaacaactgaATTGGAATGTAAATTGGATGCAAATGAATTGGGTGGTAAAAACTTACCAGTTAACGTTAATTTCGGTGGTTGTGATTCAACAAGTCCTAATGGTGTATCATTTACATATAATATTCCGACATTATCAAGTGGATCATATTCTAATGGTATCGTTACATTAATTGGTACAAATCTTGGTACAAATAACGAATCATCCATTCAATTATATGGTGatggaattaaaaatacaaacatTAGCCAATTTAATGTATCATCATCTGATGAAAAGAGTGTAACATTTGAATTACCTCATTTAAGATGTAgatcatttaatattaatttcactCGTTCTGGTATTACCGCAAAAACACTTTCAATTTCAGCATCATTATCAGTAAATGTAATTAATAGACCAACAGTATCAAATggaatattaaatattgaaatatattatatGGATTGTACAATTAGTTCATCAGCACCAAGTATTACTGTTGGTGATTCATCATCAGCCTCACCATGTTCAATACCATCATCAAATTCTAGTTACTATGAAACAACATGTCCAACACCATACGGTACTGgtattaataaacaatttataTTCAAATTAAACTCAGAGACAGTCAGTGATCAATTCTCATATGCACCACCAGAAGTTGAGAATCGTACAATTTCTGATGATGGAACTAATATTGAATTACACGGtaataattttggtaattcaacatcattaattaaagtttatttaaatggtaGTGACATTTCATCAGAAATTCAAGAATTAGAAGATCATCAATTaactattaaaatattgGATTCATATGAAAATGGcccaattaatattactgtAGATGGTAATTATATggattcattattttatttaacatTACCTCCTGTCATTTATCGTATaacaaataaagataataaaacacTTGCTTGTGGAGGTCTTATCACAGTTTCTGGTAAGAATTTATTGACAAGTGACAAAGAATTCAAAGTTAatgtaaaatcaaataataaaaataccaCAGTATTTGCTCAAGAtgaaaagatattaatagTTAGAGATGAAAGTAGAGAGAGTTCACTCTTTGTTACAACATTCATTGGAGTTCGTTCAGGACCAAGTACAACATTGACCTATATAAAACCAATGATTTCAGAAATTCCAaccattgaaaataaaattgaaaaaggtaTTTTAGCAATAATTCGTGGTTATAGTTTTACAGATATTCTCAATGCAAGCTTAACAGTTTCATCAGAAACTGTTCCTCTTTCATGTAATTTAGAATGTAGTTTATCACCAAATGAAATACTTGATGATAGTGATTCAAGTGAAACTAATATTACAAATAGTAATACTGATTGTTTATCATGCCATTCCGGTTCAAGTGTGAAAAATACATCAGGAGTATTATATCTCCTATTTAACTCAACATCATTTCAATATAATGTCAcaattgaagaaattaaattatctcCATCACCAAACGTTAGTCAAAGAGATGTTGAAACTAAATCATCCAAACCATCAAATGGTTTAATAATAGGTTCTACAATTGGTAGTGTTGGTGGTGCTCTTGCTATCGGTGCTCTTGCCTATTACTTTAAAATACCTTTTCGTGTGAAAAAATTTATaggtaaaaaattttaa
- the tgrB1 gene encoding IPT/TIG domain-containing protein yields the protein MKVIYIYLLLLLVCKFLFVKSSCSLKVGKIECTKELETFLLYNETVVNVKMDTNGVKYYFNALEFPYKNLLCDLNIDIKFTPEIPSFPNIPTTGGDFGFTFNFPCDYRRRVKRIEIERTILSLSFDTSKNQFVTYLNPGCGPFNISSSGIQILSTTYETGAIPNVPILDDDKGILTIQGSNLYNTSIKIYSNNILKDTNPSGALDASHSSVTFSAEEFLTPNNWTIEVSICGSFYKSYSFPYFPKLDKMEGVLNDNGGNMVFTGKHLRPKHNVTGTFGNKTIECLTSNSSKSITCTIPSRKNYGFLGYDIPVTITIDGEYKSNTIKISYDLPLIQSVSQRGNSQIFDVTGVYFSGVKNMTVITGKNMKTDIIQKKTATLEEPGFFIESNYTIFIFLPNNTQPGFMNLVVGDGGSETFTSPRYNFKITPTITAGQTFNSTTSGNDLEIKGIFMRTVDSDGRDVPLTVNSGSGGLVCNPLKDGDGLLFTCVLGPGFGSSHTMNVYYNLIPIGSFTVSYNPPYLGTSEQEKDGTIKMNGKDLGESVKDSIMTVVYSDGNTVNGTVIKSSHTSLIFRYPIGNRNTASYIFQLGDQKSNKAGPFTLKPIIENTDPAVPCGGGVVTINGHYFFNYTKDTTTITIGKVPCNISSISETTIECVIVPNLRSLSPYYTSGTKPLVISSSNPGTEKVYQLTPAGLNYKFAPPTITNTSAIDQTALITIYGTSFGDANLEILINDKPCTQPEINIHTYSSLTCNVTNYDEMKIYNYSNTKFNISISVDGQYFIADIFQFKYESGIIYSENKSTGFPNEMYLGFVVFVIFIALISFAAKNQIEKYFEERKSRKAFRSLDNLRLKLRQKHATEIAKHYTFGEQSAPKPDKSTFYDIRKKLSRLPLIRRCFKEHTD from the exons ATGAAagtaatatatatttatttgttattattattagtttgtaaatttttatttgttaaatcaAGTTGCTCTTTAAAAGTTGGAAAAATAGAATGTACAAAAGAATTAGAAAcgtttttattatataatgaaACAGTTGTCAATGTAAAAATGGATACAAATGGagtaaaatattattttaatgcACTCGAGTTTCCTTACAAGAATCTGTTATgcgatttaaatattgatattaaattcaCACCAGAAATCCCATCATTCCCAAATATACCTACAACAGGTGGAGACTTCGGGTTCACCTTCAACTTTCCTTGCGACTATAGGCGAAGAGTCAAACGAATAGAAATAGAAAGAACTATATTATCTCTCAGTTTTGATACAAGCAAAAATCAGTTCGTTACTTACTTGAATCCAGGGTGTGGTCCTTTCAATATTAGTAGTAGTGGGATTCAGATTTTGAGTACAACTTATGAAACTGGTGCCATACCCAATGTACCAATTCTCGATGATGATAAAGGTATTTTAACTATTCAAGGTAGTAATCTCTACAAtacatcaattaaaatttattcaaataacaTTCTTAAAGACACCAACCCTAGTGGTGCACTAGATGCTTCCCATTCTTCTGTCACATTCTCCGCTGAAGAATTTTTAACCCCAAATAATTGGACAATTGAAGTCTCAATATGTGGCTCATTTTATAAGAGCTATTCCTTCCCATATTTTCCAAAGCTCGATAAAATGGAGGGGGTActtaatgataatggtggtaatatGGTATTTACTGGAAAGCATTTAAGACCAAAACACAATGTTACTGGTACTTTTGGTAATAAAACTATTGAGTGTCTCACATCCAATTCTTCAAAAAGCATAACATGTACCATTCCAAGTCGTAAAAACTATGGTTTTCTTGGTTATGATATTCCTGTAACAATTACT attGACGGtgaatataaatcaaatacaattaaaatatcttatGATCTTCCATTGATTCAAAGTGTTTCACAAAGGGGTAATTCACAGATTTTCGATGTGACCGGTGTGTATTTTTCTGGTGTTAAGAATATGACTGTAATTACTGGTAAAAACATGAAAACTGATATTATCCAAAAGAAAACTGCAACATTGGAAGAACCTggattttttattgaaagtAATTATACCATTTTTATATTCCTACCAAATAATACTCAACCTGGTTTTATGAACCTTGTTGTTGGTGACGGTGGTAGTGAAACATTTACATCTCCAAGATATAATTTCAAGATCACTCCAACTATTACTGCTGGCCAAACCTTCAACTCAACTACAAGTGGTAATGATTTAGAAATTAAAGGCATCTTTATGAGAACTGTTGATTCTGATGGTAGAGATGTTCCACTAACAGTCAATAGTGGGTCTGGTGGTCTTGTTTGCAATCCATTAAAAGATGGTGATGGTTTATTATTCACCTGTGTTCTAGGACCTGGTTTCGGTTCAAGCCATACAATGAACGTTTACTATAATCTTATACCCATTGGATCATTTACCGTTAGCTACAATCCTCCATACCTTGGCACAAGTGAACAAGAAAAAGATGGGACCATTAAAATGAATGGTAAGGACTTAGGGGAATCTGTTAAGGATTCAATTATGACCGTTGTTTATTCTGATGGTAATACAGTAAATGGAACCGTAATTAAAAGTAGTCATACTTCTCTTATATTTAGGTATCCTATAGGCAATAGAAACACTGCAAGCTATATATTCCAACTTGGTGATCAAAAGAGTAATAAGGCAGGTCCATTCACTTTGAAACCTATTATTGAAAACACTGATCCTGCTGTACCATGTGGCGGTGGAGTGGTTACTATCAATGGTCATTACTTTTTTAACTATACCAAAGATACCACAACTATTACCATTGGTAAAGTACCATGTAATATTTCTTCAATTAGTGAAACAACCATTGAATGTGTAATTGTACCAAATCTTAGATCTCTTTCTCCATACTACACATCTGGCACTAAACCATTAGTAATCAGTAGCTCAAATCCTGGTACTGAAAAGGTCTACCAATTGACACCTGCAGGTCTAAACTATAAGTTTGCACCACCAACCATTACAAATACATCTGCAATTGATCAAACCGCTTTAATTACTATATATGGTACATCATTTGGTGATGCAAATCTTGAAATTCTAATCAATGATAAACCATGTACACAACCTGAAATTAACATTCACACCTATTCTAGTTTAACCTGTAATGTAACCAACTATGatgaaatgaaaatatataaCTACTCTAATactaaattcaatattaGTATCTCTGTTGATGGTCAGTACTTTATTGCTGATATTTTCCAATTTAAAT ATGAATCAGGAATTATTTATAGTGAAAACAAATCAACAGGATTTCCAAATGAGATGTATCTCggttttgttgtttttgtaatatttatagcattaatttcatttgccGCTAAAAATCagattgaaaaatattttgaagaGAGAAAATCCAGAAAAGCATTTAGATCACTTGATAATTTACGTCTAAAACTTCGTCAGAAACATGCTACTGAAATCGCCAAACATTACACATTTGGTGAACAAAGTGCTCCAAAGCCAGATAAAAGTACCTTCTATGATATAAGAAAGAAATTATCTAGACTTCCACTCATCAGACGTTGTTTCAAAGAACATActgattaa